The Arachis hypogaea cultivar Tifrunner chromosome 16, arahy.Tifrunner.gnm2.J5K5, whole genome shotgun sequence genome contains a region encoding:
- the LOC112758989 gene encoding protein ALUMINUM SENSITIVE 3: protein MESFFVSNNTFFQREEDTGMDWAWMIEFLKGMVKPVAATAVVGLAVGLSFWQKLGLESEMFVAIVRAFIQLSIIGFVLQFIFNQGNAGWIILAYLFMVSVAGYTAGQRAKHVPRGKYVAGASILTGTSVTMFLLVILNVFPFTPRYIIPVAGMLVGNSMTVTGVTMKRLRDDIKTQINLVETALALGATPRQASHQQLKRTLIIALSPVIDNTKTVGLISLPGAMTGLIMGGASPLEAIQLQIVVMNMMIGASTMSSIMATYLCWPSFFTKAYQLETKVFTD from the exons ATGGAATCTTTCTTTGTTAGTAACAACACATTTTTTCAGCGGGAGGAGGATACGGGCATGGACTGGGCATGGATGATTGAGTTCCTGAAGGGCATGGTGAAGCCGGTGGCAGCAACCGCAGTGGTGGGCCTAGCAGTGGGCTTGTCTTTCTGGCAGAAGCTGGGCCTAGAGTCCGAGATGTTTGTTGCCATTGTGAGGGCGTTTATTCAGCTCTCTATCATTGGCTTTGTTTTGCAGTTCATATTCAATCAGGGTAATGCTGGATGGATCATTCTAGCATACCTTTTCAtg GTATCAGTGGCTGGTTATACAGCGGGGCAGCGAGCGAAACACGTGCCTCGCGGAAAGTATGTGGCGGGTGCTTCCATACTGACCGGAACATCGGTGACCATGTTTTTGCTGGTTATATTGAATGTGTTCCCTTTCACTCCCAGATACATCATCCCTGTTGCCGGCATGTTGGTCGGAAACTCTATGACTGTAACCGGAGTTACCATGAAGAGACTTCGTGATGACATTAAGACTCAAATCAACTTG GTTGAGACGGCTTTGGCGCTTGGCGCGACTCCACGACAAGCTTCTCACCAGCAACTGAAGAGGACTCTGATCATAGCACTGTCTCCGGTGATAGACAACACAAAAACAGTGGGTCTAATATCTCTTCCCGGAGCAATGACTGGTCTAATCATGGGAGGTGCGTCGCCATTGGAAGCGATTCAGCTGCAGATTGTAGTGATGAACATGATGATTGGTGCATCCACTATGAGCAGCATAATGGCCACTTACCTTTGTTGGCCATCATTCTTCACCAAGGCCTATCAATTGGAAACCAAAGTCTTCACAGATTGA